A segment of the Acidimicrobiales bacterium genome:
CCACCCCGGCTCCTCTCAGCTCGAGGCGACTTCGCCCGAGCCGGCAGCCTCGTAGGCGCTGACGATATCCGCGACTATTCGATGGCGGACGACGTCGCGCCGGCCCAGCTTCACCCAGGCCAAACCCTCGATGCCGGTCAGCACCTTTTCCAGTCCGACGAGCCCCGAGCGCCCGCCTGGAAGATCCACCTGGGTGTCGTCGCCAGTGACCACCACCTTGGACCCGAACCCGATACGGGTCAGGAACATCTTCATCTGCTCAGGCGTGGTGTTCTGGGCCTCGTCAAGAATGATGAAGCTGTTGTTGAGCGTCCTTCCCCGCATGTACGCGAGCGGAGCCACCTCGACGGTCCCGGCGTCGAGGAGCCTTCGCGCTCCCTCAGTTCCGAGCATGTCGTACAGCGCGTCGTACAACGGCCTCAGGTAAGGATCGATCTTCGCCATCAGGTCGCCGGGAAGGAACCCGAGCCGCTCACCGGCTTCGACGGCCGGTCGCGTGAGGATGATCCGATCGACCTGCTTGGCTTGCAACGCCTGGACCGCCAAAGCGACCGCGAGGTAGCTCTTCCCGGTTCCCGCCGGCCCGATACCAAACGTGATCACGTTGTCGCGGATCGCGTCGGCGTAGCGCTTCTGACCGCTGGTCTTCGGTCGCACCGAGCGGCCACGGGCCGATCGCAACACCTCCTGGGTCAGAACCTCGGAAGGGCGTTCGTCGGCGCGCACCATGTCGATGGTCCGGTGCACGACCTGCGGGTCTACCGCGTGCCCTTGCTCGAGCAGCAGCCGCAACTCGTCCACCAGTCGCGCCGCG
Coding sequences within it:
- a CDS encoding PhoH family protein, which encodes MSTTVTVTIPNHLMPRLVGPLNENLRLVEDAFAGTTIFARGNEFTIDGDDAALAARLVDELRLLLEQGHAVDPQVVHRTIDMVRADERPSEVLTQEVLRSARGRSVRPKTSGQKRYADAIRDNVITFGIGPAGTGKSYLAVALAVQALQAKQVDRIILTRPAVEAGERLGFLPGDLMAKIDPYLRPLYDALYDMLGTEGARRLLDAGTVEVAPLAYMRGRTLNNSFIILDEAQNTTPEQMKMFLTRIGFGSKVVVTGDDTQVDLPGGRSGLVGLEKVLTGIEGLAWVKLGRRDVVRHRIVADIVSAYEAAGSGEVASS